In one window of Musa acuminata AAA Group cultivar baxijiao chromosome BXJ3-2, Cavendish_Baxijiao_AAA, whole genome shotgun sequence DNA:
- the LOC135631477 gene encoding probable inactive purple acid phosphatase 2 — protein MVSHKTPRIFYCLFVFFACYVSPSFSRVSLSVSPATLTRVNRTVTVRWSGVDSPSDLDWLGVYSPPDSANDEFIGYVFLNASDGWRSGSGSVDIPLVNLRANYAFRVFRWKREEVNYRHHDHDHNPLPGTRHRLAASEEVRFETAAGPDQIHLSFTDREDEMRVMFVTADGAESFVSYGLDAARLDHIAATAVRRYERKDMCDFPANSSIGWRDPGSIHDGVMKNLEKGKKYYYTVGSDAGGWSPIHSFISRDSDSNETIAFLFGDMGTYTPYATFYRIQEESRSTVKWILRDIESLGDKPMFVSHIGDISYARGFAWIWDEFFNQIEPIASRIPYHVCIGNHEYDWPTQPWRPEWSYGVYGKDGGGECGVPYSIRFKMPGNSSFPTGTGAPDTQNLYFSFDAGVVHFLYISTETNFLRGSDQYNFIKADLESVDRNKTPFVVVQGHRPMYTSSNELRDAPMRERMLENLEPLLVQNNVTLALWGHVHRYERFCPLKNFRCADVTSNFTSIGGAPVHLVIGMAGQDWQPIWEPRPDHTDVPIYPQPERSMYRGGEFGYTRLVATREKLTLSYIGNHDGQVHDMVEILSGQILKSVNDDEKILESGGDGVLVVSVLPWYVKATSVLVVGILVGYVLGLITRCKRDSLERSQWTPVKSEEM, from the exons ATGGTTTCCCACAAAACCCCTCGTATCTTTTATTGCCTCTTCGTCTTCTTCGCGTGTTACGTTTCCCCTTCCTTCTCCCGCGTTTCCCTCTCCGTGTCCCCGGCGACCCTCACCCGGGTCAACCGCACCGTCACCGTGCGGTGGTCCGGCGTCGACTCGCCGTCGGATCTGGACTGGCTCGGCGTCTACTCCCCGCCGGACTCCGCTAACGACGAGTTCATCGGCTATGTCTTCCTCAACGCCTCCGACGGCTGGCGCTCCGGTTCCGGCTCCGTCGATATCCCCCTCGTAAACCTCCGCGCCAACTACGCCTTCCGCGTCTTCCGATGGAAGCGGGAGGAGGTCAACTACCGCCACCACGACCACGACCACAACCCGCTTCCAGGGACCCGCCACCGCCTGGCCGCCTCGGAGGAGGTCCGGTTCGAGACCGCAGCGGGGCCGGACCAGATCCACCTCTCCTTCACGGACCGGGAGGACGAGATGCGGGTGATGTTCGTGACGGCGGACGGGGCGGAGAGCTTCGTGAGCTATGGGCTGGACGCGGCGCGGTTGGATCATATCGCGGCGACGGCGGTGAGGAGGTATGAGAGGAAAGACATGTGTGATTTCCCGGCGAATTCAAGCATCGGGTGGAGGGATCCCGGATCCATACATGATGGCGTTATGAAGAAtttggagaaggggaagaagtattactACACG GTTGGCAGTGATGCAGGAGGTTGGAGTCCAATCCATAGCTTTATATCTCGCGACAGTGATTCAAATGAGACAATAGCCTTTCTGTTTGGAGACATGGGAACTTACACTCCATATGCGACCTTCTACCGCATACAAGAGGAGAGCAGATCGACTGTGAAGTGGATTCTTCGTGACATTGAATCCCTCGGTGACAAGCCTATGTTTGTTTCTCACATTGGGGACATCAGCTACGCCAGAGGCTTTGCCTGGATATGGGATGAGTTCTTCAATCAGATTGAGCCTATAGCTTCTAGGATCCCCTACCATGTGTGCATAGGCAACCATGAGTATGACTGGCCAACACAACCTTGGCGACCAGAATGGTCCTACGGTGTATATGGAAAGGATGGTGGAGGTGAATGTGGTGTTCCATACAGCATCAGATTCAAAATGCCTGGGAATTCttcatttccaacagggactggaGCACCAGACACTCAGAACCTTTACTTTTCGTTCGATGCTGGTGTTGTACATTTTCTCTATATATCAACTGAAACCAATTTCCTCCGAGGCAGTGACCAGTACAACTTCATAAAGGCTGATTTGGAGAGCGTTGACAGAAACAAAACACCTTTTGTTGTTGTCCAAGGCCATCGTCCCATGTACACAAGTAGTAATGAGCTAAGGGATGCTCCAATGAGGGAGAGAATGCTTGAGAACCTGGAACCCCTCTTGGTGCAGAACAATGTAACCCTTGCTTTATGGGGCCATGTTCATAGGTATGAGAGGTTCTGCCCTCTGAAAAACTTCAGATGTGCGGATGTGACATCCAACTTTACATCCATTGGTGGCGCACCAGTGCACCTTGTAATCGGAATGGCAGGGCAAGATTGGCAGCCAATCTGGGAGCCGAGGCCTGATCATACTGATGTTCCAATCTATCCTCAACCTGAAAGATCTATGTATCGGGGTGGTGAGTTTGGCTATACACGGCTTGTTGCTACCAGGGAGAAGTTAACTCTGAGCTACATTGGAAACCACGATGGACAAGTACACGATATGGTGGAAATTTTATCTGGCCAAATTCTGAAGAGTGTCAATGACGATGAAAAAATTCTGGAAAGTGGTGGTGATGGTGTGCTTGTGGTGTCTGTTTTGCCATGGTATGTGAAAGCCACAAGTGTGTTGGTTGTGGGCATCCTTGTGGGATATGTTCTCGGTCTTATAACTCGTTGCAAGAGGGATTCTTTAGAACGTTCTCAATGGACTCCTGTGAAGAGCGAAGAGATGTGA
- the LOC103975621 gene encoding probable mitochondrial-processing peptidase subunit beta, mitochondrial, with the protein MAIRKLLTLSRRPLLLSSRSASASAAAALASPDPAPSPAKPPVMLYDRLSEAVRSKIKRLDDPDPRFLRYASPHAALVDHTPILAAPETRITTLPSGLRIATESTLASRTATVGVWIDAGSRFETDETNGTAHFLEHMIFKGTESRTVWQLEEEIEKMGGHLNAYTSREQTTYYAKVLDNDVPKALEILADILQNSCFDDKRIERERDVILREMEEVEGHTEEVIFDHLHATAFQYAPLGRTILGPAQNIKTITKEHLKNYIATHYTAPRMVISAAGAVKHDDVVEQVKKLFTKLSNDPTTASQLVAKEPAIFTGSEIRMIDDDIPLAQFAVAFSGASWTDPDSIALMVMQSMLGSWNKNAGGGKHMGSELAQRIAINEIAESMMAFNTNYKDTGIFGVYAVAKPDCLDDLAYAIMYEISKLSYRVSEADVTRARNQLKSSLQLHIDGTSPVAEDIGRQMLTYGRRVPVTELFARIDAVDASTVKRVANRFIFDQDVAIAAMGPIQSLPDYNWFRRRTYLLRY; encoded by the exons ATGGCGATACGTAAGCTCCTCACTCTCTCTCGTCGCCCCCTCCTCCTCTCTAGCcgatccgcctccgcctccgccgctgCCGCCCTCGCCTCCCCGGACCCCGCCCCCTCCCCGGCCAAGCCCCCGGTGATGCTCTACGATCGCCTCTCCGAGGCCGTCCGATCCAAGATCAAGCGCCTCGACGATCCTGACCCCCGGTTCCTCCGCTACGCCTCCCCCCACGCTGCCCTCGTTGACCATACCCCCATCCTGGCCGCCCCGGAGACCCGCATCACCACCCTCCCCAGCGGCCTCCGCATCGCCACCGAGTCCACCCTCGCCTCCCGTACAGCCACCGTCGGCGTGTGGATCGATGCCGGGAGCAGATTCGAGACCGATGAGACTAACGGGACCGCGCACTTCTTGGAGCACATGATCTTCAAAGGCACAGAGTCGCGGACGGTGTGGCAGCTGGAGGAGGAGATCGAGAAAATGGGTGGTCATCTGAATGCTTACACATCGAGGGAGCAGACCACCTACTACGCCAAGGTGTTGGATAATGATGTGCCCAAGGCGCTGGAGATCCTTGCGGACATACTTCAGAACTCGTGCTTTGATGACAAGCGCATTGAGAGGGAGCGGGATGTCATCCTCAGAGAGATGGAAGAG GTGGAGGGACATACCGAGGAAGTTATTTTTGACCATTTGCATGCGACTGCTTTCCAGTATGCTCCGCTTGGCAGAACTATTCTAGGACCTGCTCAGAACATTAAGACAATTACTAAAGAGCATCTTAAAAACTACATAGCAACTCATTATACAGCCCCCAGAATG GTCATCTCAGCTGCTGGTGCTGTTAAGCATGATGATGTAGTTGAGCAGGTCAAAAAGCTGTTCACAAAGCTGTCAAATGATCCTACTACAGCATCCCAGTTGGTAGCAAAGGAACCAGCTATTTTCACTGGTTCTGAG ATTAGGATGATAGATGATGATATTCCACTTGCGCAATTTGCGGTTGCATTTAGTGGAGCGTCTTGGACAGATCCAGATTCTATTGCTTTGATGGTCATGCAGTCTATGCTAGGTTCTTGGAACAAGAATGCAGGTGGTGGAAAGCACATGGG TTCAGAGCTGGCTCAGAGGATTGCTATCAATGAGATTGCTGAGAGCATGATGGCCTTTAATACAAATTACAAAGATACTGGCATCTTTGGTGTTTATGCAGTTGCCAAG CCAGATTGCTTGGATGATTTGGCCTATGCAATTATGTATGAGATAAGCAAGCTGTCCTACAGAGTCTCAGAAGCTGATGTTACTCGTGCACGAAATCAG CTCAAATCTTCCCTTCAACTTCACATTGATGGTACCAGCCCTGTTGCTGAGGATATCGGCCGTCAG aTGCTTACATACGGCCGTAGAGTACCAGTCACTGAACTTTTTGCGAGGATCGATGCAGTTGATGCAAGCACTGTTAAGCGTGTCGCTAATCGCTTCATATTTGATCAG GACGTCGCAATTGCAGCCATGGGGCCCATACAGAGCCTTCCAGATTACAACTGGTTCCGGCGCCGCACCTATCTGCTCCGCTATTAA
- the LOC135631223 gene encoding uncharacterized protein LOC135631223 has product MRKLCPNLDREDGLDTVLEVPIPEEMFASAGTGAARWRNMRTWLEAQAFDKAAAPAQLSSRTVELQLLLNVVSSPLIPCPVPLDHPFNLSIQIRDCSIQASTAKYIIQQYIAATGGQTALASVSSMYAVGKLQMSASEFHVGNQTVAAKRKGEIGGYVLWQKNPGVWYFELIMAGSKMSAGSDGKVAWRQSASEQSHASRGPPRPLRRSLQGLDPRSTATLFSDAVCIGEKVIDGEECFILKLESNPATLRARSADTFDIIHHTIWGYFSQRTGLLVQLADTHLLRMKAGRRGQSKSIFWETSMESAIRDYRYVDGVKIAHAGRTMVTLFRYGEGSVNHKRKMEETWTIEEVDFNLWGLSMECFLPPADLKEEEGGD; this is encoded by the exons ATGAGAAAACTGTGCCCAAACCTCGATCGCGAAGATGGCCTCGACACCGTCCTCGAGGTCCCCATCCCGGAAGAAATGTTCGCCAGCGCGGGCACCGGCGCCGCCCGGTGGCGCAACATGAGGACCTGGCTCGAGGCGCAGGCCTTCGACAAGGCCGCCGCCCCCGCTCAGCTGTCCAGCCGCACCGTCGAACTGCAGCTCCTCCTCAACGTCGTCAGCTCGCCCCTCATCCCCTGCCCCGTTCCCCTCGATCACCCCTTCAACCTCTCCATTCAGATTCGGGATTGCTCCATt CAAGCATCGACTGCCAAGTACATCATCCAGCAGTACATTGCAGCCACCGGAGGGCAGACGGCGTTGGCGTCGGTGAGCAGCATGTACGCTGTGGGCAAGCTGCAGATGAGTGCGTCGGAATTCCACGTCGGAAACCAGACCGTGGCCGCCAAGAGGAAAGGCGAGATCGGAGGGTACGTGTTATGGCAAAAGAACCCCGGCGTCTGGTACTTCGAGCTCATCATGGCGGGCAGCAAGATGAGCGCCGGCAGCGACGGCAAGGTGGCGTGGAGGCAGTCGGCTTCGGAGCAATCGCATGCTTCTCGAGGCCCGCCGCGGCCATTGCGCCGATCCCTACAA GGCTTGGATCCAAGGTCAACGGCCACCCTCTTCTCGGACGCGGTCTGCATTGGTGAGAAGGTCATCGATGGCGAGGAGTGCTTCATCCTGAAGTTGGAGTCGAACCCAGCGACCCTGAGAGCCCGGAGCGCCGACACTTTCGACATCATCCACCACACCATATGGGGATACTTCAGCCAGCGCACCGGCCTCCTCGTCCAGCTGGCGGACACCCATCTCCTGCGCATGAAGGCCGGACGACGAGGGCAGAGCAAGAGCATCTTCTGGGAGACGAGCATGGAGTCGGCTATCCGCGACTACCGCTACGTCGACGGCGTCAAGATCGCGCACGCGGGTCGGACCATGGTCACGCTGTTCCGGTACGGGGAGGGGTCGGTGAACCACAAGAGGaagatggaggagacttggaccaTCGAGGAGGTGGACTTCAACCTGTGGGGGCTGTCCATGGAGTGCTTCCTGCCGCCGGCCGACCTGAAGGAGGAGGAAGGTGGCGACTGA
- the LOC135630941 gene encoding cytochrome b5-like yields MATLSKLYSMREAAEHNTRDDCWVVIHGKVYDVTSYLDEHPGGDDVLLSAAGRDSTEDFEDAGHSKSARELMQDYYIGELDPDTVIPELEIFRKEKSSALTTMLMNKTVQYLAVPAVILGVSVVAGILFSRSK; encoded by the exons ATGGCGACCCTAAGCAAGTTGTATTCGATGCGAGAAGCCGCGGAGCACAACACCAGGGACGATTGCTGGGTCGTCATACACGGCAAG GTGTATGATGTGACTTCATATTTGGATGAGCACCCAGGAGGAGATGATGTGCTCCTCTCAGCGGCTG GGAGGGACTCGACTGAAGACTTTGAAGATGCTGGGCACAGCAAAAGTGCTCGTGAGCTGATGCAAGATTATTATATCGGGGAGCTAGATCCAGACACTGTTATTCCAGAGCTTGAGATTTTTCGGAAAGAAAAATCATCTGCTTTAACCACCATGCTCATGAACAAGACGGTGCAGTATTTGGCAGTCCCTGCGGTCATCCTTGGGGTCTCAGTAGTTGCCGGCATTTTGTTCTCACGAAGCAAGTAA
- the LOC103975619 gene encoding uncharacterized protein LOC103975619 — MFASTYHRRKKLPVLEEKRKQSLRSRLQVATFERSQLPRTVFDQGPICSRFNEIHVHELRLPSSNEGEAKGAKECVGLKKVHGGAVSQSLFARGLFFVVFCRLCPYPTLHEQKPEIEEFQNQDHAPIKCKGFTLTIMMAHDRDIREASMRGSDAYGCDNTHKTKLIRPQYTMWYVEGFSYLCQTPSNKIHITSHVMMWILLILGDPDSKTQNHGVITGSCPVSSCIEPQQVYTSKQCYGLRAVSAVD; from the exons ATGTTT GCCTCCACATACCACAGAAGAAAAAAGTTACCTGTTCTTGAGGAAAAAAGAAAACAGTCTCTCCGCAGCAGGTTACAGGTCGCAACATTCGAGAGATCCCAGCTTCCCAGGACTGTCTTTGACCAAGGTCCCATCTGTTCAAGGTTCAATGAG ATACATGTACATGAGTTGCGTTTGCCTTCATCCAACGAGGGAGAAGCAAAAGGAGCAAAGGAATGTGTGGGACTCAAGAAGGTGCACGGTGGAGCTGTCAGCCAGAGTCTCTTTGCACGAGGGCTCTTCTTTGTCGTTTTCTGCCGTCTCTGTCCCTAT CCAACATTGCATGAGCAAAAACCAGAAATTGAGGAATTCCAAAACCAAGATCATGCGCCAATCAAGTGCAAAGGTTTCACTTTGACCATAATGATGGCCCATGACAGGGACATACGAGAGGCAAGCATGAGGGGGAGCGACGCATACGGCTGTGACAATACGCACAAAACCAAGCTGATCCGTCCACAGTATACTATGTGGTACGTCGAG GGTTTTAGTTATCTGTGCCAAACACCATCTAACAAAATACATATTACTTCACAT GTGATGATGTGGATTCTGCTGATACTGGGCGATCCAGATAGTAAAACTCAG AACCATGGCGTTATCACAGGTTCTTGCCCGGTTTCAAGCTGCATAGAACCCCAGCAGGTCTACACCTCCAAGCAATGCTACGGTTTACGTGCGGTCTCTGCTGTGGATTAA
- the LOC103975616 gene encoding cytochrome P450 85A1 has product MVVLLMVLGLALAFLVTCSALLRWNEVRYRKKSLPPGTMGWPVFGETTEFLKQGPSFMKNKRLRHGSLFKSHILGCPTVVCMDPELNRFILMNEGKGFIPGYPQSMLDVLGRSNIAAVHGSLHKIMRSVMLGLVSPPLIRDQLLPKIDEFMRSYIDDWNGRVIDIQEKTKEMALMSALKQIASIETGPVSKGLRTEIFKLVLGTLSLPINFPGTNYYRGLKARKKVVSMLHGIIEQRRISRCSYNDILDHLLKIDPSSKVKLDDEQIIDLMIALIYSGYETVSTTSMMAVKYIHDHPRVLDELRNEHLKIHNEKSCKDAIDWNNYKSMTFTRAVILETLRMATVVNGVLRKTTQDMEMKGFTIPKGWRIYVYTREINYDPFMYPEPLTFNPWRWQESNLDSHQHFMLFGGGSRMCPGKELGTAEIATFLHYFVTRYRWEEVGGDKILKFPRVQAPNGLHIRVWEN; this is encoded by the exons ATGGTGGTCTTGTTGATGGTGCTTGGGTTGGCACTGGCCTTCCTCGTCACCTGTAGTGCTCTGTTGAGATGGAATGAGGTGAGGTACAGGAAGAAGAGCCTGCCTCCGGGGACTATGGGTTGGCCAGTCTTTGGGGAGACTACAGAGTTCCTGAAGCAAGGTCCTAGCTTCATGAAAAACAAGAGACTTAG GCATGGGAGTTTGTTCAAGTCACATATACTGGGATGTCCTACAGTGGTGTGCATGGATCCAGAACTCAACAGGTTCATTCTAATGAATGAAGGAAAAGGCTTCATTCCTGGCTATCCACAGTCCATGTTGGATGTACTGGGGAGATCCAACATTGCTGCTGTGCATGGTTCCCTGCATAAGATTATGAGGAGTGTCATGCTTGGCCTCGTGAGCCCCCCCTTGATCAGGGACCAGCTCCTGCCCAAGATTGATGAGTTCATGAGGTCCTACATCGATGATTGGAATGGAAGAGTCATTGACATCCAAGAGAAAACAAAGGAG ATGGCACTGATGTCAGCATTGAAGCAAATTGCTAGCATTGAGACAGGTCCAGTCTCGAAGGGCCTAAGAACAGAGATCTTCAAACTTGTTCTTGGGACTCTTTCCTTACCAATCAATTTTCCTGGCACAAACTACTATCGAGGCCTGAAG GCAAGGAAGAAGGTTGTAAGCATGTTGCATGGGATTATAGAGCAAAGAAGAATCTCAAGATGCTCCTACAATGACATTCTTGATCACCTCCTAAAGATTGATCCAAGCTCCAAAGTAAAACTTGATGATGAACAGATCATCGATCTGATGATTGCCTTAATCTATTCTGGATATGAAACTGTTTCAACAACTTCGATGATGGCTGTTAAATATATCCATGATCATCCTAGAGTCCTTGATGAACTCAGG AATGAACATCTGAAAATTCATAATGAAAAGTCCTGCAAGGATGCAATTGATTGGAACAACTACAAGTCCATGACTTTTACTCGTGCA GTAATACTGGAGACTCTAAGAATGGCCACAGTGGTCAATGGGGTACTTCGAAAGACAACCCAGGACATGGAAATGAAAG GTTTCACAATACCAAAAGGTTGGAGAATTTATGTCTATACTAGAGAGATAAACTATGATCCTTTTATGTATCCAGAACCTTTAACCTTCAACCCATGGAGATGGCAG GAGAGCAACCTAGATTCACACCAGCATTTCATGCTGTTTGGAGGAGGAAGTAGGATGTGCCCAGGAAAAGAATTGGGAACAGCAGAAATTGCAACATTCCTTCACTATTTTGTAACCAGATACAG ATGGGAAGAAGTTGgaggtgataaaatactaaaatttcCAAGAGTACAAGCTCCGAACGGCCTGCACATCCGTGTATGGGAAAACTAG